A segment of the Acidobacteriota bacterium genome:
CGGTGGCGGTGCACCCCGAGATCGCCGAGGTGTACCAGCTCGACATGTGGCTGAACCCGCACGGGTTCCTGAAGGCCGCCCGGATGCCGGGCGCCAACCCCGTGGCGTTCTGGCGCTGGGAGCAGATCGAGAAGGGCCGCGACGGCAACGTCGTGGCGCCGGTGAAGATGCACGTGGTCGCGATCGAGATGTTCGGGAAGTACCGCGTGGACGCCACCATCAACCCCCAGAACCTGATCCAGCGGCTCAAGACCACGGTGAACATCCCGGCCCTCGGCGACTTCAACATCGAGCACGAGTCCACGAACTTCGTCTCGTTCGGCAACGTCAAGTGGCCGACGAACTGGCACTCGCACCAGGGCTGGGACGACAACTGGCAGTTCTACCGCCAGAGCACCGGGCACAACGCCTACGGCGGGTCGTTTCCGGACATCCGGCCCAACGACTGCGGGGACCCGGTGCCGGTGCCGGAGTCGGTGGCCGAGGCGGACTGGTCCACCGAGGTCACCGTCGACGAGATCGCCGACGGCGTCTACCGCCTCGGCGGCAATCCCGCCGCCAGCTACATGATCGAGTTCAGCGACTTCGTGGCCGTCTTCGAGGCCCCCGGCGACGAGGAGTGGAGCCTGAAGGTCATCGACCGGATCACGAAGCTGGCCCCCGGCAAGCCGATCCGCTTTGTCATCGTGTCCCACCCGCACTTCGACTCCATCGGGGGGCTGCGCACCTACCTGCACGTCGGGTCGACCATCGTCACCCACATGATCAACCTCGAGTTCCTGAACCACGACGTGCTGACCTACGAGCCGCGGACCATCAAGCCCGACATCATCTCGAAGTGGCCGCCGACGGAGCTCGCCGAGGGCTACAACTACGAGGCCGTCCAGGAGAACTACGTCATCACCGACAACTCCCGGATACTGCGCGTCTACTACGTGCAGCCGCTGCGACACGTCGCGGGGATGCTGATGGCGTACCTGCCGGCCGAGCGCATCGCGTTCCAGGCGGACCTGTTCGACACCCACGAGCCGCCGAAGCCGGCGCAGTTGCCGTCGATGCGCGCGTTGCACACGCAGGTGGAGCGCATGAACCTGGACGTGGAAACGCTGGCCCCGGTGCACGGGGAGCCGGTGCCGTGGAGCGTGTTCCTCGACGCACTCGAGCAGCTCGAGCAGTAGTCGGCTCACCGTGCGGCTACCCGGCCCGCAGCGCCTCGACCGGATCGACCCCGGCGGCGTCGCGGGCCGGCGACCAGGTTACCGGACCCACCAGCGTTCCGACGGCTCAGCAGCGCACGCTGCATTGACAGACCGGTCGGCGCGTGGTCACACTGAAGTCGTGCTTCCTGCCTGCACCGTCGCGGTCCGCAGGCCGGCGTCGCGGCCCGCGCTGTACATCTGCCTCGTTTCCGCACTCTTGGCGGCCTGCCCCGGTGTCGGCGGGGCACAGCCGGCGCCGGAGACGGAGTTCTGGAACATCGCCGCCGGCGACGTGCGGGTGCGTTGCCGCATGACCATCGGCGGCAGCTTCGACGCCGTCACCTCCGCCCTTTCCGGAACGCTGCGCGGCGAGCCGTTGGATCCCCGCTACACCGGTGAGTTGCGGGTCGATCTCGCGGCTCTCGACACCGGCATCGCATTGCGCAACGAGCATTTGCGGAACAGCTATCTGGAGCTCGGCCGGGGCCCTGAGTTCCTCCATGCCGTACTCTCCGGCATAGTGCTCGCCGCCACGCCGCTGGCTTACGACCGTCGCCACAAGACCCGATTCTCGGGCACGCTGACGCTCCACGGCGTGCAACGGGTGGTAGAGGGCGAAGCCGAGTTGCGCGGGCGGAACGGTCGGATGGAGGTGGAAGCGGCG
Coding sequences within it:
- a CDS encoding MBL fold metallo-hydrolase, encoding MVSSDSDMRNLLQDRPPTAGRDGIVAVSRFGRRCSAAPRPSLYSYPPWYDGGAFSEAKRPLPRPCRFRENRDAGSAARRRRRERMAKRLVGTVALLMLAGSPSAAQEFPPGFVDPAPLLAAVAEEIGEADLRCLSYSGSGGYAGAVGQTFENAVNIDWPRIGSLDNYTRTINWEAGTSVETFDREPGLAPASWKYGLGWRGGTPTQTRTRQTHVTNGEFSWHMDGDGPPVAVHPEIAEVYQLDMWLNPHGFLKAARMPGANPVAFWRWEQIEKGRDGNVVAPVKMHVVAIEMFGKYRVDATINPQNLIQRLKTTVNIPALGDFNIEHESTNFVSFGNVKWPTNWHSHQGWDDNWQFYRQSTGHNAYGGSFPDIRPNDCGDPVPVPESVAEADWSTEVTVDEIADGVYRLGGNPAASYMIEFSDFVAVFEAPGDEEWSLKVIDRITKLAPGKPIRFVIVSHPHFDSIGGLRTYLHVGSTIVTHMINLEFLNHDVLTYEPRTIKPDIISKWPPTELAEGYNYEAVQENYVITDNSRILRVYYVQPLRHVAGMLMAYLPAERIAFQADLFDTHEPPKPAQLPSMRALHTQVERMNLDVETLAPVHGEPVPWSVFLDALEQLEQ
- a CDS encoding YceI family protein, with protein sequence MLPACTVAVRRPASRPALYICLVSALLAACPGVGGAQPAPETEFWNIAAGDVRVRCRMTIGGSFDAVTSALSGTLRGEPLDPRYTGELRVDLAALDTGIALRNEHLRNSYLELGRGPEFLHAVLSGIVLAATPLAYDRRHKTRFSGTLTLHGVQRVVEGEAELRGRNGRMEVEAAFSLSLDEFDIPPPRYLGIGVRDAIDVTVRFDATRGETPSNDGS